TTTCTTTTAAAACAGTATTACCTGCAGCAGATGCATATGGTTCTTCGTGAATTTCAACTCCATAACCATGACCTAAACCATGAGTAAAGTATCCACCATACCCTCTTTTTTCAATGAAATCATAAACTTGTTTATGTATTTCTCCAGCATTAACACCTTCAGATACTAAACTTATTCCTAATGATTGTGCTTCATAAACTGCATTATAAATATCCTCTAATTTAGCATCAATTTCACCAATAGCAATAGTTCTAGTTTGATCTGAGCAATATCCATTGTAATAACATCCCATATCAATAGTTACAAGATCTCCAACTTCTATTTTTTTATCAGTTGGAACAGCATGAGGCATACTTCCGTTTACACCAGATGCAATAATAGTATCAAATGATATTTTTTCAGCACCTTTTACTAGGAATTCATTATCTATAAATCTTTGCAATTCTTTTTCAGTCATCCCTGGTTTTACATAGTCAAGAATTGCTTCAAAAACTTCATTTGTGATGTCACAAGCCTTTTGCAACTGTTCAATTTCTCACTCATCTTTAACAATTCTGATTTCTGAACAATTTATTGGTACTAGAGTTTGATCTTTAAAAATTGAAGTATATTTTTCAAAATCTGCATAATGTACTCAATCTGATTCAAATCCTAATTTTTTCACATCATGTTGTTTTAAAATTTCTTTTATTTGAGTAAATAAATTATTTGAGAATTCCCTGATTTCGATTTCAGCTGGAATATTTTTTGAATTTCTTGCAGCTGTAATGTATCTTCCATCAACTAATAAATAACTTTTTGTTTTAGTTACTAATAAATATCCTAATGAAGATTTAAATCTTGAAAATCAGTATCTGTTTTCAGGCGAGTAAAATAAAATTGCCTCCGCTGAATTAGAGTCTAATAATTCATTTATTATTTCTTGTTTTTTCATAAGTACTCCTTGTTTGAATTAATTTTTATATTTAGATAAAAAAATAAAATAGTTAAAACTATTTTTTTTGTTTATGTAATTCGTGTTTGTTACAGTTGCTGCAGAATTTTTTAACTTCTATTTTTTCTTTTTTCTTATCGTTTTTACCAATGTAATTTTCATTTTTACATTCTGTACAACGTAGAATATATTTTTCACGCATAAACGTCACCTCGCTAAACTTTTTCTTGTATAGATACAATATCTATTTAATATTATCAACCTTTCTACTTTTTTACAAGTTAGATGACAAAATATTTTATTATTAAATATTAAATTGGTTATTTTTAATGTTTTATAGTAAAATATTATTAATGATTTTATTCATTCAACTTAAGGAGGAATTATGAAAAAATTAATAGCCCTTTTAGGAGCAGTAACTTTAACAGCATCTTCAGCTTCACTTGTTGTTTCTTGTGGAAATAGTTCAGTCCCAGCTTATGATAACTTTTCTAAATTAGCTGATGCAACTAGACCAACCTTAAATGAAGATGGTGAAATGCAAAAAAATGGTTCAACTCTTGTCTACTATATTGGTGCACAAGATAATCTTTCTTCATTATCATTTGAATACGCGCTAAAAGAAGCAACTAATGTTGGTGAAGATGCAAGTTTAGATGAAGCTTTTGCAAAATTAAATGAAGCAAATGCAAGTGATGATAATACTTTTGGCGGGAATTTTAAAAATATAGGTAATGTTTTTGAAACTAATGATGCATATGGTGAAGATGGTAATTTAGCACAAACTAATGTCACTTATAATAAAAAACAAAACTTATGATATTTTGAAAGTCAAACTGAATTATTTACTTTTAGTCAACAAGCAACTAGTACTAAAATAGAAATGCACGGTACCACAGTTGAAACTGTTGGTGATCTTTGAACAGACAAAGCAACTAAAAAAATATTAAATGATTGAATAAAACCTTCTGTAGCTAGAATGGTGTATTCAGCAAGTTATAATCCTTCTTCAGATAAAACTAAAGACAAAGAAAAGATAAAAAAAGTTAATGAAGAAATTAATTCAAGAGTTGAAGCCATTAAAAATTCAAAAGGTCCTTTATTTTTAATAATAAGAAACGGTGAATTTGTTGGATTCTTGCAGGGTTATGAAGCATATCAAGACCTTTGAAAATCGGGAGATAATACTACAATTGCTAAAGGTAAATATAAACCTGATGATTTAATACAAACTTTTAATGAAAGCATTAAAAATGTAGTTAATACAAAAGATATTATGACTAACACATATTCACCAACAAGCGAAAGTTATGATTATGATTTGAGTAAAAATTCTAAGAGCAATTGAAATTGAAAGAATTGAGATAACTGAGTTGTTAGAGATTCTAAATCATCAGAATCTGAATCTGGATCAGAAACTTTCTCTTATAATTTAAATAAATACTAATAGGGTTAAGATCCTATTTTTTTTATACGCTTATAAACAAAAAAATCAATCCGAAGATTGATTCTATTTTTTAAATGGTCCCCAAGGCCAGACTTGAACTGGCACGGGAGATAAAGCCCGGTGGATTTTAAGTCCACTGCGTCTACCGATTCCGCCACTTGGGGATGTATATGGTGACTCGCCGGAGGCTCGAACTCCGGACCCACTGGTTAAAAGCCAGTTGCTCTACCGACTGAGCTAGCGAGTCAAAGTTGGTTGGGCTAGCAGGATTCGAACCGGCGCATGAGGGAGTCAAAGTCCCTTGCCTTACCGCTTGGCTATAGCCCAATAAATGGTGGAGGGGGAGGGATTCGAACCCCCGAACCGAAAGGAAGTGGGTTACAGCCACCCGCGTTTGACCGCTTCGCTACCCCTCCATTTAAATGGTGCTGACTAAAGGACTTGAACCTTCGACCTATTGATTACTAGTCAATTGCTCTACCAACTGAGCTAAGTCAGCGATGCCTTTTTTTTGCTATCCTCTTTTAACAAGGACATTATTTATTTTATATTATTAAATTTAAATAAACAAGTAAAATTTTGAAAAAAATAACTTTTTTTTAAAATAAAAAAAGTTGTTAATCAACAACTTTAAATATGTCTTTAATTTTTTTCTTATCTTTTGCTTTTTTAGCTTTTGTTTTGCCTGATTTTTTAAAATCTTCTCTATTTTTTAAATTAATTTTATTTATTATCTTGTGATCTAATAACATTTCTTTATCAGCTCATTTTTCCATATTTTCAACAACAACTTTTCTTGTATTTTTTGTTAAGTCTTCTGTTTTTAATGAGATATGTTTTAAAGGCATGATTGGTTTGCCAAACACAACTTTAATTTCAATATGTTTTGGTCTGTTTTTACTAAATACTTGGTATGAGTTAATGATTGTTACAGGAACAACAGGGGCATTAGCCATTTGAGCTACTTTTAATGCTGCTGGTTGAAATTCACCCACTTCTTGTGAATGACTTCTTGTTCCTTCAGGGAATATAGCCAATGAACGTCTAAAATCAACAACTAATTCTTTTCCTTCTTTGAAAGCCTCTAATGCACTTCTTGGGTTTTTTCTATCTAATGGTATACAATCCATTAAACGTACAAATCTACCAAACTTTTTATCTTCTCATAATTCTTTTTTAGCAATGAATGCTAATGGTTGTTGTAAGTAAAAGTTATTTAAAGCAACAAGAGCTACTGGATCAAAGTTTGATTGATGATTAGGAGCTAAAATAACACCACGATCTAATCAATTTTCAATTCCTTCACATTTAACTGTAATATCTGAAACATACAATATTCTTTTTGCAGCTTTTTTTACAAAATTATAACAATATTCTTCTGAAAAGTATCCTGGACTTTTGATATTTTTTTTGCTAATTTTCTTTGCTTTACGCATCATGTTTCACATTGGGAACCACATGTATGTCATTTTTCAAAAATTTAATTTTAATTTTTCTTTTTTCTTTTTTGATTTTTTAACTTTTGGTTCTTGAACTGTTTTTGATTCAAACACTTCAACAGTTTCAACTGGTTTTGTTTTATTTTCTTTAACTTCAACTTTTTTTACAGTTGTTTTTTTAACTGCTGCTGTTTTGTCAGTTGATGTACTTTTTTTAGTCCCAGTTTTTTTAACTGCTGCTGTTTTGTCAGTTGATGTACTTTTTTTAGCCACAGGTTTTTTAGCTTCAGTTTTAATAATTTCTTTTTCTTTAGTCATTTTATTTTCTCCTACTCATGTATTCTACATAAAAGTGTTCTTTTTCCACTATACTTATTTTATCAAAATTATCATAATTAAAGTTTTTGATATGTATATTTCCTTCAAAATGATTTTTAATAACACTTCTTATTATTTCGTCACAATCTTCAAAGAATAGTTCATAAATTTGGCTACCACCTATTATAAAAATATCTTTTGATTCAATTCCTTTAAACTTATTAATAATTTCTTCTCTATTATTTATGAATATTAAATTATCTGCTTCTAAATGCTTATACTTATATATATCTCTTGTTAGTACATAATTGATTCGATTTGGCAGTCCTTTAAAGTTCATTGATTCAAAAGTATTGCTCCCCATTAATACATTCTGATTCAATGTTGTATTTCTAAAATGCTGCATCTCTTCTTTAATTGATCAAGGCAATGAATTATCCTTACCTATGACTCCATCTTTTGTTTGTGCTCAAATCATCTTAATCATTTTGTTTCACCGCCATACCAACTGAGTATTTTTTTTCATGTGAAATTGAAATTAATATATTCTTTAATTCTTTATTTAAAATAATAGGTGTTTTTTCAGTGTAACCTATATCAATTTTACTCATCACAAATTTTTGATCATTATTAAAAGTTTTGATGATAGCTTCTTTAACTGCTCATCTACCCGCAACAAATTCAATCTTAGATTTTTTTGATAATATTGTTTGTAACTTATCAAGTTCAGAACTTGATAAAACTTTATTTAAAAAACTTTGTCTTAAATTAACTCTTTTATTTTTAACAATATCAATCCCAATTTTTTCTATCATATTTCATCCTTTATTTTATTTAATTTTATCAATTTATAGCAAATAAAAAAACCTCACGCTAACATTTGTGAGGTTTTCAATTAGTTTATTGATACTTTTACATTAAAATCATTAATTTGTTTGTATTCAATTTGTGCTGCATCTAGCATTTTCTTAGACGCTTTAACTTCGTTTGAATCTTTGTATTTATCTTCAAGATAAAATACTTTTTTAATACCTGCTTGAATAATGATTTTAGTACATTCATTACATGGGAATAATGTTACATAAACATCACAATCAGTTAAATTAGTTCTGGCACTCACAATGGCATTTAACTCGGCATGAGCTACATATGGGTATTTAGTATCAATTCATTCCCCTTCTCTTGTTCAAGGAAATTTATCATCGTCTACACCTCTGGGAAAGCCATTATAACCTGTAGATATTATTTGATTTAATTTATTTACAAGAATAGCACCAACCTGAGTTGAAGGATCTTTACTTCTCATTGCACAAACTTTTGCAACGGTCATAAAGAATTGTTCTCAGCTTAAAAAATCTTCTCTTTTCATTATAATTTTAATCCTAAACTAAAACTTGAAATTGAATCAATTATAGATGCAATATTATTTGTTGCTACTGGAGTAGATTGCATAGGGAATTTATCATTTCAAAGTCCCTGTTCAAATCTTCCAATTCATCCAATTTTTGCAATAATTTGGTTATAGTGATCAAAATTACCACCAATATTATTTTTTGCATAAAATTGTAAGGCAGTAATAACATTATAGTTATATGCTGGGGCGTTTTTAAGAGTCACAGCAAATACTATTCCTACAACTATAAATACAATTAAGAATAAAATTAAAATGTTTTCTCTTCATGTTCATTCTTTAACTGGTTTTTTAACTAATCCAGCAAAAATAGAACCAAAGATGATACCTGACATTAATACTGAAAATGAACTTAATTGGTCTTGACTATTAAATATAGCTAAGATGATTAAAATTATTGGTCAAATAACTTTAACTTTACCAAATCTTGCAATTGGAGATGTTTCTCCTGAAATATTCATTGCTAATATACCAACCATGATTCCTATAATTGGTAAAGAACCAGAAGTTATTGTATATGGAAGTGTAGCTGAAACTACAAATCCAAGTGTAATATATGCTAAAACAAATGAAATAGCCAGCTTTCAAACATTACCGATAATAATTTCAGTAATTTTACTTATTGAAAATAGTGAGGTTGTTAATAAGAAAATCATTAATGCACTAAACACTATACCATTAGCAGAATCCATCGCACTAAATCCATAAGTAAATATTCTTCATCATTGTCCACCAGCAATTGTTAGTGATTGATTGGTTCCACCAAATATAATCATTGGCGCTTGTCACCAAATAGTTGATAAATAAGAAGGCTTTTCAGCACCACCACTACCATAAGCAACTTCTTGTAGAATACTTAAATTCATAAATAATCCAATAATTGTAAATGAAACTGGCATTATTATGAAAAAGAATAAAATAATTCAAGTGAAGCCAATATTATTGTTTTTAATTTTATTTAAAGCAATTTTAAAATTGTTTAATTTGATTTCATCATTTAATTCTTCATCTTGAATCTTATTTTCTTTTACTTTTTCTATTGAAATATAACTTTCGTTTAATTTTGAAATTGATGGTAAGAATTTAACTAAATTATTTTTAAGTTCCTTTGGTGTAGTTACAACCAAAATTTCAGTATCGTCTTCAGTTAAATTATTTTCATTTTCACTAATCACAATTTTTAATTTTTTAATTTTTTGACTCATAAAGTTTTTTTGCGCACTCATTTCAATGTTTGATCAAGTTTCTGTTGAACCTTGAATTTGAACTTCTATCAGTGCATACTCATTAGAATTATTAATAAATAAAACACGTGATTCTTTTATTTTTTTATCCACATTTTTGTATTTGTATTCTTTCTTTAAAAACTTTACTAATGCCTGATAAGTGTTAGATTGTTTTTCAGTCATTTTCAACACCACCCTCCTGAAGAATTTTATCAGTAAATTCTTTTGGTAATTCTGCTTTTAATTTTACCATTTCTTTTGTGATTGGGTGTAAAAATTCTAATTTATAGGCATGAAGCATTTGTCCGAAATCAGTTTGCTTTTCAGCTAACTTACCATATGCAGGGTCATTTACTATAGGATGTTTAATGAAATTGAAGTGAACTCTAATTTGATGTGTTCTACCTGTTTCAATTGCACATTTAACTAAAGTAGTTTTATCTAGACGTTTAATAACATCAAAATTTGTTACTGCATATTTAGAATTTTTTGATGTTACCATCATTTTTTTACGATCATTTTGATGTCTTCCGATCGGCGCATCAATGATCCCTTTATCTTCTTTAATTTCACCTCATACTAAAGCTACATATTCTTTGTATATTTCATGGTTCTTTAACATTTCAGTTAATACTTGATGAGACTTATCATTTTTAGCAACAATTAGTAACCCTGTAGTTTGTTTATCAATTCTATGAACAATACCTGGTCTTTCAATTCCACCTATTGTGCTTAAAAACTCAGCATCTCTGCCTAGTAAGGCATTAACCATTGTTCCTTCAGTATTTCCAGCACCTGGGTGAACAACCATGTTATTTGGTTTGTTAACAACTAAAATATCATCGTCTTCATAAACAATATCTAAATCTATTTTTTCTGGATTAATTGTTGATGATTTAACTTCAGGAATTGTTATTTCAATTTCAATATCTCCAATCAAGTTAAAGTTTTGTTTTGTTTCAACATTTCCATTAACTTTAATATTTCCATCTTTAATTAAAGTTTGAATGTAACTTCTTGAATATTCGGTAGATTCAGCCAATGCATCTACCAAGTATTTATCTAATCTTACTTTTTCGACATTAGCTATCAATTTCATTTATTTCTACCTCTTTATTCATTTCTTTTTCTTTTTTTGGTTTAAATACATGGAATATTTCAATTATGAAACAAATTGCTCCAAATCCAATCCCTATGTTTACTCACATGTCAGCTAAATTAAATATATAGCCTGATGATCCTAAAAAATTAAAATCTCAAACAAACATATCAACAACTCCACCATAAACTTTATTTACTTCATCAAATGGCGCTCATGATCTAGCTAATAAATTAGCAAATCCACCAGCTAGTAAAAGTGATGAAGTTATAATTCATTTTTTATCATTTAAAAATATAAATAGAACTATTAAACATATTACAAATACAGTTGCTAATGTTATTGCTAATTCAATTTTGTTTGAATTTCTTCCATAAGCTGATCCAGGATTAATAATAAAATTTAATTTTAAGAAACCTTTTATAAATTGTTTTTCTTCTTTTTGCTGCATTGTTGCTACAACAACTCATTTAACAATTCAATCTGCTAAAATCAAAAAACTCATAATTGGGGTTGCGACAACTAGTTTAAATTTTCACTTGAAATCATAGGCTTTTAAACCATAAACAAAATTGTTTATTCAATTTTTAAACATAACTATCACCCCTTAAACATATTTATAATGATTTTACTACTGAATTACATCTTTCACAAATTTCATCATTAATTAATGTGTCAAATATTCCTCAACATCTTTCACATTTTGCTCCTTGTTTTGGTTCAACACCAACATAAGCTATTTTTTGTTCTGATAAACTTGAACAGTCACTCGTAAAATTTAATGAGTTAACAATGAATATTTTTTCTAATTCTGATGTTGACTCAATATTTTTAAACTCATCCTTTAAACAAACTTTAACAACAGCTTCAAAACCCTTATTAATAACTTTTTCTTCTCTTGCAATTTCTAATGCTTTATTTACGTCATCTCTTAAGATCATAATGTTATTTCATTTATTTACAAAATCATCTGACTCAATGAAATCTTGTTTTTTATTATCTAATAAATGAACAGATTCAACTTTTTTTAAGTTAACCATTGATTGGTAAACTTCTTCAATTGTATGAATTAATACTGGTCTTAATAAATCTATTAACATTCAAAGTTGTTCGTATAAAACCGTTTGAACTTGTCTTCTTCTTAATGAATCTTTTTGTTCGATATATAAAATATCTTTAATAAAGTCTAAATAGAATGAAGATAAATCTTTAGTTACATAATTTACTACTAAGTTATAAACTTGGTTATATGCTAAGTTATCATAAGCTTCACTAGCTTTATTTTTAATAACACTTAAATTGTGTAAAGCATATCTATCAACTTCAGTTAAATCTGATTGATAATCTTTGCTTGGATCAAAATCAAATAAGTTTGCTAAAATAAATCTCATTGTATTTCTTATTTTTCTGTAAGATTCACCAATTTGTTTAATAATTTCAGGGCCAATTTTTTGATCATCAGTGTAGTCTGTTGAAGCTACTCATAATCTTAAAATATCTGCTCCTTGTGTATTTGCAAATTCAATAGGGTCAATTCCATTACCTAATGATTTTGACATTTTATTTCCTTTTTCATCAACTGTCATTCCATGTGAAATAAGTTTTTTATATGGAGATTTACCTGAGTAAATAGTTGAGTTAATCATTGATGCATTAAATCATCCACGATATTGATCATTACCTTCTAAATATAAATCATATGGTAATGGTAAGTTTTCAAATCTTTCACTTAATGCAATAGCACTTGATCCTGAATCAAATCAAACGTCTAAAATATCTTTTTCTTTTCTTAGGTTTTTATTTCTGTAAGTTTCAGGCAAGAATGTATCTGCTGGTTTTTCAAATCATGAGTTTGTTCCAAGTTCAGCGATTCTATCAATAGCAAATGCTAAGATTTCATTGTTTAATACTAACTTATCATTTTCATCATAGAATGCAACAATTGGTACACCTCATAATCTTTGACGCGAAATAGTTCAATCAGTTCTATCTTCTAATACTTGATATAAACGTTTTTTAGCTCACTCTGGTTTTGTTGTTATTTTATCAACGTTAGCTAAAATTTCATCTTTTGCTTTATCTAAACCAATAAATCATTGTGAAGTACAACGGTATATAACTGGTTTTTTAGTTCTTCAGTCATGTGGATAAGAGTGTGAAACAAATTTTAATTTTAATAATCTTTGTTTAGCGTCTAAATCCATTCCAACAATTTTATTCGCATCTTCATAAAATACACCAACTAGTTCTTTATTAAATTCAGCAATTTCGTTTGTGAATTTACCTTGATCATCAATTGGAGCAAATGGTTCTAAACCATGTTGTTTTACGATTAAGTAGTCATCTTCGCCAAAACCACCAGCGATATGAACAATACCTGTTCCTGCTTCATCAGTAACATGATGTCCAATTACAATTTGATTAATTTTTTGTTCATACAGTGGGTGAGCATATTTAATACCTGCAATTTCAGGGCCTTTTAGAGTTTCTAAAATTTCAAATGTTTCTCAACCAATTTGTTCAGCCACTTTATTAACTAATGACGACGCTAAAATAAATTTTCTATTGTTTGCTTTAACAATATTATATTCTATGTTTTCACCAACAGCAGCCATTTGGTTTGAAGGGATAGTTCAAGGTGTTGTTGTTCAGATAACAATTTCAGTATCAGTGTCAATTTTTGCATTACCTTCAACAATTTTCATAGCTACAAAGATAGTTGGTGATTTAACATCTTTATATTCAATTTCTGATTCAGCTAAAGCAGATTCACTTGAAGGAGATCAGTAAATAGGTTTTAAGGCTTTGTAAACCATTTCTTTTTCATACATTTTCTGGAATAATCTTAATTCACTAACTTCAAAATCATGCGTCAAAGTTACATATTTGACATCACTATTTGAAAAAATACCTAAACGTTTAAATTGGTTAGCTTGATTTGCAACTTGTTTTAAAGCGTAATCTTTACACATATTTCTAAATTCAACTGCAGGTGTTTTTTTACGATCAATACCCATTTTAGTAACAGCTGTTTCAATAGGCAATCCATGTGTATCTCATCCCATGATAAAAGGAGCTAAATATCCATTAGCGTTTTTTCATCTAATTATCATATCTTTTAAAGTTTTATTCAATGCATGACCAATATGTAAATCACCATTAGCATATGGTGGACCATCATGTAACATAAATAAAGGCTTACCTTCATTTAATTTTTGTTTTTTATCATAAATACCTTTTGCTTCTCACATTTCTTGGATTACTGGTTCTTTATCTTTTAATCCGGCTCTCATGTCAAAATCTGTTTGACCTATTAATAATGTATCTTTATAAACATTTTTCATTTTCTAATCTCCTTTTAAAAATAAAAATCGCCCCTATAAAAAGGAGCGATCAACCGCGGTACCATCCTAATTAATAAATTAAAACTTAATTTATCATCTTTAAGGTTTTAACGGTGCCACCGCAGAATTCTACTCAATATAATTTTTCTTTTCTGTTAAAAAAAGGTGATATCTTTTAAATATTATTACTAGTTCACACCAAACACTAGTTCTCTCTAAATAATTGATTTAAAAAACTTGTCCTTTAGTTTTTATAATAATATTTTATCTTATTTTTGATTAAATTTGATGTTTTTTTACAAATTCAGTTGTTCTTAAAATGTAATCTTCAGTAAACTTAATAATTGATTTAGTGTGATTAATTCCAGTATCATAAATAATCAATTCATTTGCCTCTGATTCTTCAATGTTATTTTTGACATCATGCATTTTAAAACTATCCAAAAAGTTTGTTACTCGATCAAATCTATTATGAATATACATAATCGGTATATATTTATGCTTTGCTTCAATTAAATTAATAAAATCAAGTTCAGCTAGATTTACACCATATTCATTCTTATAAATTTTTAACATATCTTCTAACACTAAGTTAACGTAATTTTCAAATATTTTTGGAGCATTATTAGCAACCATTCTTCTTAAGAGTTTTGAAACTGACATATAAGCTGAATCAGAGATTGCTCATTTAATATTATTCTCTTTAACAAATTTTTCCTCTGTTAAAGCCAAGTAATTAACTGTAAAACCACCCATACTTGTTCCAACAAGACCTATTTCTTCTGGTTTATAATTTTGTGTTACTCATGAAATAATTGTCATTAAGTCTCACTTTTCTTTATAACCTCAAGTTACAACATCACTATCACTTGATCCGTGATTTCTAAAATCAAAAGTTATAATATTGTATCCTAGTGAACGATAGTGTCAAGTTAAATATAAAACATTGAATCTTCCAGAATTAAACCCATGTACACCTATTACTCATTTGTTACTTGGTTTAGGGTTCAATCATACACTTGCAACTATTTTTACGCCATCTTTTGAAAGAATCGTAAAGTTAGATGTTGGGTTTTTATATTCTTTTATTTTTAATTTCTTATTTGAATTTCTATTAGTCGAATTAAAGTTATTAATCGCTTTAACAAAATTAATTTTTAAGCTAGCAGCTTCTTCACGTTGTTTGATTATTTTTGAAAAACTTGAGTTCCACATTTGAATCATTTTATGTGCTAATGTTGAATATTCTGACATAATAACCTCTCTTCTATTATTTATATTTTACTATAAACATACAAATAAAAATGAAATAAAAAAATAAGCAATGCTTATTTCCTAATTAATATTTTATAAATGTTACCTTCAATTTTTTTGTAGATACCATCGTTAATGTATATTACACCTGATATAAAATCAATAATTCTTCTTTTTTCTGTTTTTTCTAATTCAGAAAGATCTATTAAAACAATTTTATTAACTTTCAATTCATCTGCAATTTTTGCTGCATCTGAAAATGAAACTGGTTTAATTATTTCAGTTCTTCTAGAAGGAATATCTTGGTTGATTGTGTTTAATTCACTTTCTTTTGCATATTCCACTTCTTCATTAGTAGATTTCATTTCTTCATCATAAATACTGTATGCATTTACATCGCTTAAAGCTTGATCTGTTTCCCCTGATTCAACTTTTTTAGCTTTTATTTTATCTAATAGTTCTTTAATTT
The Mesoplasma entomophilum DNA segment above includes these coding regions:
- a CDS encoding deoxycytidylate deaminase, with translation MKREDFLSWEQFFMTVAKVCAMRSKDPSTQVGAILVNKLNQIISTGYNGFPRGVDDDKFPWTREGEWIDTKYPYVAHAELNAIVSARTNLTDCDVYVTLFPCNECTKIIIQAGIKKVFYLEDKYKDSNEVKASKKMLDAAQIEYKQINDFNVKVSIN
- a CDS encoding dihydrofolate reductase, producing the protein MIKMIWAQTKDGVIGKDNSLPWSIKEEMQHFRNTTLNQNVLMGSNTFESMNFKGLPNRINYVLTRDIYKYKHLEADNLIFINNREEIINKFKGIESKDIFIIGGSQIYELFFEDCDEIIRSVIKNHFEGNIHIKNFNYDNFDKISIVEKEHFYVEYMSRRK
- a CDS encoding RluA family pseudouridine synthase → MKLIANVEKVRLDKYLVDALAESTEYSRSYIQTLIKDGNIKVNGNVETKQNFNLIGDIEIEITIPEVKSSTINPEKIDLDIVYEDDDILVVNKPNNMVVHPGAGNTEGTMVNALLGRDAEFLSTIGGIERPGIVHRIDKQTTGLLIVAKNDKSHQVLTEMLKNHEIYKEYVALVWGEIKEDKGIIDAPIGRHQNDRKKMMVTSKNSKYAVTNFDVIKRLDKTTLVKCAIETGRTHQIRVHFNFIKHPIVNDPAYGKLAEKQTDFGQMLHAYKLEFLHPITKEMVKLKAELPKEFTDKILQEGGVENDWKTI
- a CDS encoding lipoprotein, with the translated sequence MKKLIALLGAVTLTASSASLVVSCGNSSVPAYDNFSKLADATRPTLNEDGEMQKNGSTLVYYIGAQDNLSSLSFEYALKEATNVGEDASLDEAFAKLNEANASDDNTFGGNFKNIGNVFETNDAYGEDGNLAQTNVTYNKKQNLWYFESQTELFTFSQQATSTKIEMHGTTVETVGDLWTDKATKKILNDWIKPSVARMVYSASYNPSSDKTKDKEKIKKVNEEINSRVEAIKNSKGPLFLIIRNGEFVGFLQGYEAYQDLWKSGDNTTIAKGKYKPDDLIQTFNESIKNVVNTKDIMTNTYSPTSESYDYDLSKNSKSNWNWKNWDNWVVRDSKSSESESGSETFSYNLNKY
- a CDS encoding aminopeptidase P family protein, which translates into the protein MKKQEIINELLDSNSAEAILFYSPENRYWFSRFKSSLGYLLVTKTKSYLLVDGRYITAARNSKNIPAEIEIREFSNNLFTQIKEILKQHDVKKLGFESDWVHYADFEKYTSIFKDQTLVPINCSEIRIVKDEWEIEQLQKACDITNEVFEAILDYVKPGMTEKELQRFIDNEFLVKGAEKISFDTIIASGVNGSMPHAVPTDKKIEVGDLVTIDMGCYYNGYCSDQTRTIAIGEIDAKLEDIYNAVYEAQSLGISLVSEGVNAGEIHKQVYDFIEKRGYGGYFTHGLGHGYGVEIHEEPYASAAGNTVLKENMTLTIEPGIYIPGLGGVRIEDDILVLKDGYRMLTSATRELVKLKF
- a CDS encoding signal peptidase II, giving the protein MFKNWINNFVYGLKAYDFKWKFKLVVATPIMSFLILADWIVKWVVVATMQQKEEKQFIKGFLKLNFIINPGSAYGRNSNKIELAITLATVFVICLIVLFIFLNDKKWIITSSLLLAGGFANLLARSWAPFDEVNKVYGGVVDMFVWDFNFLGSSGYIFNLADMWVNIGIGFGAICFIIEIFHVFKPKKEKEMNKEVEINEIDS
- a CDS encoding lysophospholipid acyltransferase family protein, with the protein product MTKEKEIIKTEAKKPVAKKSTSTDKTAAVKKTGTKKSTSTDKTAAVKKTTVKKVEVKENKTKPVETVEVFESKTVQEPKVKKSKKKKEKLKLNFWKMTYMWFPMWNMMRKAKKISKKNIKSPGYFSEEYCYNFVKKAAKRILYVSDITVKCEGIENWLDRGVILAPNHQSNFDPVALVALNNFYLQQPLAFIAKKELWEDKKFGRFVRLMDCIPLDRKNPRSALEAFKEGKELVVDFRRSLAIFPEGTRSHSQEVGEFQPAALKVAQMANAPVVPVTIINSYQVFSKNRPKHIEIKVVFGKPIMPLKHISLKTEDLTKNTRKVVVENMEKWADKEMLLDHKIINKINLKNREDFKKSGKTKAKKAKDKKKIKDIFKVVD
- the rpmG gene encoding 50S ribosomal protein L33, producing MREKYILRCTECKNENYIGKNDKKKEKIEVKKFCSNCNKHELHKQKK
- a CDS encoding holo-ACP synthase, producing the protein MIEKIGIDIVKNKRVNLRQSFLNKVLSSSELDKLQTILSKKSKIEFVAGRWAVKEAIIKTFNNDQKFVMSKIDIGYTEKTPIILNKELKNILISISHEKKYSVGMAVKQND